From one Candidatus Binatus sp. genomic stretch:
- a CDS encoding peptidylprolyl isomerase — MHICHPSSRRNPIACLIVAIGIAFVAATARPIRAQLGQSALGWQQRFLGIIPLVKPDPKDPVVVTVNGAPITAAEIADYAKTEGRMINATSTEESKAVFRDAGENLINRELLLQEAEKRKIAFPDAEVAQRAREFQIGGAEGQSVPQKGAPDAQLMNAVRGSMLIEKMLDDEFRAHHVQPTDAQINQYYQEHRDLFVKDPGEVQIAHIAVKFPPNATDTQKKAAAEKIIKLYKQALKSKDFAALAKQNSEDTESAAKGGELGYFRPGQLPPVVDKMVFATPVGKLTQILESSLGYSFIKVTSRRGETIAPLAEVKAKIAMFILDQNQDAVVKALLKKISKGAKVEFKNPPGASGAAKAKPAQPEP, encoded by the coding sequence ATGCACATTTGCCATCCAAGCTCGCGCCGAAACCCGATTGCCTGTCTAATTGTCGCGATCGGCATCGCTTTCGTTGCCGCAACCGCCCGTCCAATCCGCGCGCAACTGGGGCAGTCAGCGCTCGGCTGGCAGCAACGCTTCCTCGGCATCATTCCGCTGGTCAAGCCCGATCCGAAAGACCCGGTGGTGGTCACCGTCAACGGCGCCCCGATTACGGCGGCGGAAATCGCCGACTACGCGAAGACCGAAGGGCGGATGATCAACGCAACCAGCACCGAAGAATCCAAGGCGGTGTTTCGCGATGCGGGCGAAAACCTGATCAACCGCGAACTACTGCTGCAGGAGGCGGAGAAACGCAAGATCGCTTTTCCCGACGCCGAAGTGGCGCAGCGCGCGCGCGAGTTCCAGATTGGAGGGGCGGAGGGCCAGAGCGTCCCCCAGAAAGGCGCCCCGGACGCGCAGTTGATGAACGCGGTGCGGGGCTCGATGCTGATCGAGAAAATGCTCGACGATGAATTCCGGGCGCATCACGTGCAGCCCACCGACGCGCAGATCAATCAATACTACCAGGAGCATCGCGACCTGTTCGTCAAGGATCCGGGCGAAGTGCAGATCGCGCATATAGCCGTGAAGTTCCCGCCCAACGCGACTGACACGCAGAAGAAAGCGGCGGCCGAAAAAATAATCAAGCTCTACAAGCAGGCGCTCAAGAGCAAGGACTTCGCCGCGCTCGCAAAGCAAAACTCCGAGGACACGGAATCCGCGGCGAAGGGGGGAGAGCTGGGCTACTTTCGGCCCGGGCAGTTGCCACCGGTGGTGGACAAGATGGTGTTCGCGACGCCGGTGGGAAAGCTGACCCAAATCCTCGAGTCGAGTCTCGGCTACAGCTTTATCAAAGTGACTTCGCGGCGCGGCGAAACGATTGCGCCGCTGGCCGAGGTGAAGGCGAAAATCGCGATGTTCATCCTCGACCAAAATCAGGACGCGGTGGTGAAGGCGCTGCTCAAGAAAATCTCAAAGGGCGCGAAGGTCGAGTTCAAGAATCCGCCCGGCGCGAGCGGCGCCGCGAAAGCCAAACCCGCGCAGCCCGAGCCCTAG
- the lpxC gene encoding UDP-3-O-acyl-N-acetylglucosamine deacetylase, whose amino-acid sequence MNETVLVVDDEERIRSALRGILSDEGFRVVDTGHAPNVMELIARESPAIVLLDVWMPEMDGIELLRRIKSEQPRVPVIMISGHANIQSAVAATKLGAADFIQKPFSVSGLLASIARALEGDSAGPDPSNPRGLSAQLRAAGRKAICAGAIPQRTVARSIVTGGQGLHTGLKTGVILHPAPPGFGIVFTSLADETAISVRFENVTDTGYNTTLTSGGRSVRTVEHLLSALHAFAITNLLIKTDDEVPALDGSALEFCKQIGEAGLTEQDATVEPIRIKHKIMIGEEGDGLEFIKAEPADHLIIDYTLDYPKPIGIQQLHFELTSPDAYTREIAPARTFGFVREFRKLAEFGLASGGRLDNLILVDDDKVVNTTLRFPDEFARHKVLDLMGDLYLLGRPLHAHVTASKTGHSDNLALVKAIHASLQS is encoded by the coding sequence GTGAATGAGACCGTGTTGGTCGTGGATGACGAGGAGCGGATTCGGTCGGCATTGCGTGGAATCCTGAGCGACGAGGGCTTTCGGGTCGTCGATACCGGCCACGCCCCCAATGTGATGGAGCTGATTGCGCGCGAGAGTCCTGCGATCGTTCTGCTCGACGTGTGGATGCCCGAAATGGACGGCATCGAGTTGCTGCGGCGGATCAAATCCGAGCAGCCCCGCGTCCCGGTGATCATGATTTCAGGCCACGCCAATATCCAGAGCGCGGTCGCGGCGACCAAACTCGGCGCCGCCGATTTCATTCAGAAGCCGTTCTCGGTCAGCGGATTGCTCGCTTCAATCGCGCGTGCGCTGGAGGGTGACTCCGCCGGGCCGGATCCGTCCAACCCGCGCGGCCTGAGCGCGCAGCTTCGCGCCGCCGGCCGCAAAGCAATCTGCGCCGGCGCGATCCCGCAGCGAACCGTCGCACGTTCGATCGTGACGGGCGGGCAGGGGCTTCACACCGGGCTCAAGACCGGCGTCATACTTCATCCGGCGCCGCCGGGATTTGGAATCGTATTCACATCGCTCGCCGACGAGACTGCCATTTCAGTCCGTTTCGAGAACGTCACCGACACCGGCTACAACACCACGCTGACCAGCGGCGGCCGCTCGGTCCGCACCGTCGAACATCTGCTGTCGGCGCTGCACGCGTTTGCAATCACCAACCTCCTCATCAAGACTGACGACGAAGTCCCCGCGCTCGACGGCTCGGCGCTCGAGTTCTGCAAACAGATCGGCGAAGCCGGACTCACCGAGCAGGACGCGACCGTCGAACCGATCAGAATCAAACACAAGATCATGATCGGAGAGGAAGGCGACGGGCTCGAATTTATAAAGGCCGAACCCGCCGACCATCTGATAATCGACTACACGCTCGATTACCCCAAGCCGATCGGCATTCAGCAGTTGCACTTCGAACTTACTTCGCCCGACGCATACACCCGCGAAATTGCGCCGGCGCGCACCTTTGGCTTCGTGCGCGAGTTCCGCAAGCTCGCCGAATTCGGCCTCGCCAGCGGCGGCCGCCTGGACAACTTGATCCTCGTCGATGACGACAAAGTCGTGAACACCACGCTTCGCTTCCCCGACGAATTCGCGCGCCACAAGGTCCTCGATCTGATGGGCGATCTCTATCTGCTCGGGCGCCCGCTGCATGCGCATGTCACCGCGTCGAAGACCGGGCATTCCGACAACCTCGCGCTGGTCAAGGCGATTCACGCGTCGCTGCAGAGCTGA
- a CDS encoding sensor histidine kinase: MAAERPVSPHRLAERKRRRRELIAVGVAGATLVAFVLAQTELPPLTRHTSLGSNLAVISLFNLSFLLLGLMLFLVGRNLAKVIFERRRGLIGSKFQARLVAGFIAVALIPSAFMLYVSGVFLHADINSWFNPEYQQILNDSLEIAKTYYLNSANNASHFARVLAGEISARGLLAPQRRDELKAFINKRQEEYNLGTIEVFSADRKLLLIDISPKTPTGIGASPDSPIISQTLKGQALTRTDRLGDADVIRGSAPIYVSSETDNVLGAVLVDYYLPRSLATRATNISRVSEDYFQLRILRQPIMNSYLLTLVLIGLVVVTLASWFGIFLSRGITGPIKLLARGTQAVAGGDLNFRIPAVGDDEIGHLVDSFNQMTADLRASAAELERRRQYTETLLRNVSAGVVGLDHDGVVTMINPCAERLLDLSAAAVIGRNYQGAFPPALARALDDVFAFATRPREARLTVKLEAAGGETELMMTASPLGETPGEPAGTVLFFEDVSQIAKVERMEAWREVARRIAHEIKNPLTPIQLSAERLRRQLGARPGIESALVEECTRTIIGEVEDLKGLVNEFSAFARMPHLNPVPGDINALAGETVANFRAAHPNVEFALALDPAIPLIPIDREAMKRALVNLLDNAVAAATSVSHNGAGPLIEVRSHRRPDNSIVTLEVADNGPGIDPRLRTRIFEPYYSSKKGGTGLGLAIVSAVVTDHHGFVRVTDNQPRGSRFVLEFPVKFQPFAKAIG; the protein is encoded by the coding sequence TTGGCAGCGGAAAGACCCGTAAGCCCGCATCGGCTTGCAGAGCGCAAGCGGCGCCGTCGCGAGCTGATCGCCGTCGGAGTTGCCGGCGCGACGCTGGTCGCGTTTGTACTGGCGCAGACCGAGTTGCCGCCGCTGACGCGTCACACCTCGCTGGGCTCCAATCTGGCGGTCATCTCGCTCTTCAACCTGAGTTTTTTGCTGCTGGGATTGATGCTGTTCCTGGTCGGACGCAATCTCGCCAAGGTCATCTTCGAGCGCCGCCGCGGATTGATTGGTTCGAAATTCCAGGCCCGGCTGGTCGCCGGATTCATCGCCGTCGCGCTGATCCCGAGCGCGTTCATGCTTTACGTGTCGGGCGTGTTCCTGCACGCCGACATCAACAGCTGGTTCAATCCCGAGTACCAACAAATTCTCAATGACTCGCTCGAGATCGCCAAGACTTACTATCTGAACTCGGCCAACAACGCATCGCATTTCGCCCGCGTGCTGGCAGGGGAGATCTCGGCGCGGGGCCTGCTCGCGCCGCAAAGGCGCGACGAGCTCAAGGCGTTCATCAACAAGCGCCAGGAGGAATACAACCTCGGCACCATCGAGGTATTCTCCGCCGATCGCAAACTGCTGCTGATCGACATCAGTCCCAAGACGCCCACCGGCATCGGCGCGTCGCCCGATTCGCCGATCATCTCGCAAACGCTGAAGGGACAGGCGCTCACTCGCACCGACCGGCTCGGCGACGCCGACGTAATCCGCGGCTCTGCGCCGATTTACGTCTCGAGCGAAACCGACAACGTGCTCGGCGCGGTGCTGGTCGACTACTATCTGCCGCGCAGCCTGGCGACGCGCGCAACCAACATTTCGCGCGTATCCGAGGACTACTTCCAGCTGCGAATTCTTCGCCAGCCCATCATGAACAGCTACCTGCTGACGCTGGTGCTGATCGGGCTGGTGGTGGTAACGCTGGCGAGCTGGTTCGGAATATTTCTTTCCCGCGGAATCACCGGCCCGATCAAGCTGCTGGCACGCGGGACGCAAGCGGTCGCCGGCGGCGATCTCAATTTCCGCATCCCCGCCGTGGGCGACGACGAGATCGGGCATCTGGTCGATTCCTTCAACCAGATGACTGCCGATCTGCGCGCTTCCGCCGCCGAACTCGAGCGCCGGCGCCAGTACACGGAGACTCTGCTGCGCAACGTGTCGGCGGGCGTCGTCGGGCTGGACCATGACGGCGTCGTCACCATGATCAATCCATGCGCCGAGCGGCTGCTCGATCTGAGCGCCGCCGCGGTTATCGGCCGCAACTACCAGGGAGCGTTTCCGCCCGCGCTGGCCCGCGCGCTCGACGACGTGTTCGCCTTCGCCACGCGTCCCCGCGAGGCGCGCTTGACCGTCAAGCTCGAAGCCGCGGGCGGCGAGACCGAGCTGATGATGACCGCCAGTCCGCTGGGCGAGACCCCCGGCGAGCCGGCCGGAACGGTGCTGTTCTTCGAGGACGTCAGCCAGATAGCGAAGGTCGAGCGGATGGAGGCGTGGCGCGAAGTCGCGCGCCGAATCGCGCACGAAATCAAAAATCCGTTGACACCAATCCAGCTTTCAGCCGAACGGCTTCGGCGCCAGCTCGGCGCGCGTCCGGGAATCGAATCCGCGCTGGTCGAGGAATGCACGCGAACGATCATCGGCGAAGTCGAGGATCTGAAGGGGCTGGTCAATGAGTTCTCGGCGTTCGCGCGGATGCCGCATTTGAATCCGGTTCCCGGTGACATCAACGCGCTGGCCGGCGAGACCGTCGCGAATTTCCGCGCGGCGCATCCCAACGTCGAATTCGCGCTGGCACTCGACCCCGCGATTCCGCTCATCCCGATCGATCGCGAAGCGATGAAGCGCGCGCTAGTCAACCTGCTGGACAATGCCGTCGCCGCGGCGACCAGCGTCAGTCATAACGGCGCTGGCCCGTTGATCGAGGTGCGCAGCCATCGCCGGCCCGACAATTCAATTGTAACTCTCGAAGTCGCGGACAACGGCCCCGGCATCGATCCACGCCTGCGCACGCGCATTTTCGAGCCGTACTATTCGAGCAAAAAGGGCGGCACCGGTCTCGGCCTCGCGATCGTTTCTGCGGTCGTGACCGACCATCACGGCTTCGTCCGCGTGACCGATAACCAGCCGCGTGGAAGTAGATTTGTGCTCGAGTTTCCCGTAAAATTCCAGCCATTCGCAAAGGCGATCGGCTGA
- a CDS encoding SDR family oxidoreductase, which yields MNLKGKVALVTGASRRVGRAIAIKFAGHGASVAVHYRSSQAEADAVVAEIAGMRGKARAFGANLENVAEIEKLIAGVLDAFGRIDILVNSASVFARKPLRQITERDWDATLDTNLKAPFFLSKFAGAAMRRNGAGKIVNLGDWAATRPYKDYLPYSVSKSGLIGLTRALAKELAPEVQVNCIALGMVAPPEEYSKREVERLVSRTLTKTMGSPEDVARAVIFFCEATDFATGATLALDGGRLLG from the coding sequence ATGAACCTCAAGGGAAAAGTTGCCCTGGTAACTGGCGCGAGCCGCCGCGTCGGACGCGCGATCGCGATAAAATTTGCCGGCCACGGGGCTTCGGTCGCGGTTCACTATCGCAGCTCGCAGGCCGAAGCGGACGCAGTCGTCGCCGAGATCGCGGGGATGCGCGGCAAGGCCCGGGCATTTGGCGCCAATCTCGAGAACGTCGCCGAAATCGAGAAGCTGATCGCCGGCGTGCTCGACGCGTTCGGCCGCATCGACATCCTCGTCAACTCGGCTTCGGTCTTCGCGCGCAAACCGCTCAGGCAAATCACCGAGCGCGACTGGGACGCAACCCTCGATACCAACCTCAAGGCGCCGTTCTTTCTGTCGAAGTTCGCAGGCGCTGCGATGCGCCGCAACGGCGCGGGAAAAATCGTCAACCTCGGCGATTGGGCCGCGACCCGCCCGTACAAGGACTACCTGCCGTATTCGGTCTCCAAGAGCGGGCTGATTGGGCTGACGCGGGCGCTTGCCAAAGAGCTTGCGCCCGAGGTGCAAGTGAACTGCATCGCGCTGGGGATGGTGGCGCCGCCCGAGGAATACAGCAAACGCGAAGTAGAGCGGCTGGTCAGCCGCACGCTGACAAAAACAATGGGCTCGCCGGAAGACGTCGCACGCGCCGTGATCTTCTTTTGCGAGGCCACCGACTTCGCCACCGGCGCGACCCTGGCGCTCGACGGCGGCCGCCTGCTGGGCTAG